TTTACTCCACCAATGAGCAGGGAAAGTACATGGTATTAGTAATATAACCTAATATAACCCTAAcccatacatatatatatatatatatatatatatatatatatatatatatatatagatatatataatatatatatatatatatatattgttttcatattcatatatatatatatgaaaacgGCAGTTTTGAATGGTTTCCTAATGTTAATCCCTCTATAACCAACAATTTAAGCGCGCAGATCCCCTCGGAATCAACCTAAATCAACCACAAAATGTGTTCACAGAGAATTTCTCCATCATCTGAACGATGACTGTCATGTCTAACGCGTGTGCTACATTTAATCATGTTTCCCTCATAAATAAGATTATATAGCCTAGCACTGACGATCAGAGAAAGGGCAGACGCCACAGAGACGTATAATTCATCAGAACTCGAAATTATCAGTAGCTACACAGcgttacattttgtgtgtgtgtgtgtggttatcaATGTATTTATCGGTTTTATCCCGTGTAAACAGATTCATGTATGAGCGCCTGTTCTCACTGTCAGGCTGAAAATAGAAGATAGCTGCATGCTAGACCCCCGATGGCAGCCCACATTTAGCTAACGTTGTGTTCCATGCGTTATAAAATGTGGGTAAAAAATTACCCAAATATTAACTCAGCCAAGTGAGTTGAATGaatcaaattaaatgtattttaattacaCAATAACCATTccgtttttttctttcttttcagccAGCAAATATCAAAGGATGAAACAAGAGTAGCTGTAAATTGTACTCCCATGTGGTGGCTAACGTAACGTACCTTTCTACAGAGTCGATGTCCTTTCTTCTACACATCTGCTGCCTCCGCTGAGGTACTGTCTTGTAATGCATAAACCCTGCTGGACACTTCTTCTCTATTGTTGTCTCCGCTGAAACCCGACTCCAGGGGTCGCGTTCAGAGCTGTCACAACGTACGGAAACGTTTTTAAACAGCAGTggagacatttttttcctttggatGTGCTGTTGCAAACACTTGATGTTTCCTGCGACACTGTCGCCTTCAAGTAACATTTAGACGACACCCACATTGGAAGCGCGGCTGTAAATGTGAACACAATTTAAATTCAGCTGTGAAATGTTGCAAACCGGCGTAGATGAAACGTTTCCACTTGAACGCAGCCCGAGCCAGAGGCCGTAATAAATGAGAGCGTTATCTCTCGCTGATAATGAatacttaaaagaaaaagataataaaGAAGATAGTGATCACACGCACGTGGTCCCCACCGCCATGTGGAAAAACACCATCTTATCCAGTTTAAACCCTGTATGCTGAGATGGTTTTCACTGTGCGCTCACTGGGATGCAGAAACATGATGCCCGAAAGGTAACACTACCTGCATGGTAAGTTGTGAAACCGTGCAGGTTGTGTAGAGTAAATCTACCAAGTTCACAATGTGATTATGGTCAAGTATAATGACCGGAAAAAACAGGCCTATTCACTCAATTTCAGCATACTAAGCTAATGGACAACTAACGTATAAAACAGACAATAATTGTATAATAAAGTAGTGCTTTCATAATAGTATAATAGGTTAACCAATGTAACTCAAATTAGAGAGAAGGGCAAAATAGTCAGTGAAGTGACTTAGTAATTCCACAGTCACACTAACATCTATCTAAAGTTTGTAAAAATTAGTTAACAGTATGACGTACATAGACAAATCAGTCTATAATAATCCATTAAACTTGGACAGCGACACCTTAACCCATTGCAGATTCATAGCTCTCATCTACCCCCAAGGACATGTGTATCTGGAACATAATCATGTTATGTGACATAAAATATCATGGATGGTTACAGGGACATACCTGAAATGGCTTTAATGACTCCCtccttttaattaaaaaaaaactgtcttcAGACGTTTTTTAACACATGAAAAGGTAAAAGGGCTGCATTGACTCGTCTTATCATGAACAACACTTACAAAATTTCCTTCAGGAAAAATTTCCAAATGCAAGGAAGGCTGGCCAAATCACCCTGCTGTCCAACATCTCATTTGATTTCTCATGCTATTGCACAACTAGAACAATGGAAGTATTTGAAGAAACATATCAAATGCGTCTTTAAACAGAGCCTCCCGGTGATGTATGTATCATGTAACACCCAGGAGTCCAGCCCAGAATCTCTTTGCACatggaatgaaaagaaaaaagagtgacccaaaaagaaaaatacaaccTTTATTTTAAAAGGCTTAGATGTTTGTAATGATGTGGTGTCTGTCTGCTCTATTTGTACGTTACAGCACAAGAGTGGATTGTGTTAGACTGAGTCTGGGTTTGCCTGTGTTAGCACCTTGCTGTTCTCTGGGTGCTTGAGAAGTACGAGCCCGTCTCCTGCGGGGTCAGAGGTGCACAGTATCCAGTGGTTGTTGTCCTGTTCAGCTTTGTGGGAGTCCAAGAAGGTGTGAGCTGTCACCTCGTACTCTTTGCCATATGTGGTCCTGCAGGAACACAACTGTTACCTAATGAATGACAGCAGGCATGCCATGTGTTGTAATATGACTTGTAGGTGCCATGTTGGAGGGCCTCATCTTTTGGCTCAAGTGGCTGTGGAAAGCTGCATGCAAGTAAATGCACAGTTATCAAATAATAGCCAACCTCTAAGTTGAGAGACCTCCAAGTTGACATCAGACATGTTTTGGTCATATGAGAGTAGAACAAATCAAAAGCCTTTATACTGcattcaacacagaaacatatttcCCTTTGTTTGGGGTTATTCtaaaaaggaaaatggaaaataccaAAGAATTTGATCACCCAGAACAGCAAGAGCCTGGTTTGTCTTGCAGTGTATAATCAGCACCTCCACATTAGCCTGTCAAAAAGACAGATAACTTTGATAACTGCATAGAAAGTCTCAAAGCAACAGAGGCaaaggaaagcaaaaaaaacacacacagagtattcTGTGTTAAGTTATGACCTGATGTTGCAACAAATGGAGCAGTTAAACATAAAGCTACAGTTAAGACTTACAGGGACAGGCTGACCCTCATATTCGAGCCTCTCCTGTGGGTCAAAGTGCACTATCTTCCACCACGACAGAAAAGAGCCATCATCCTCCAGGTTTACCTCTTGCAGGCGGGACTTCTTTGCACACTTGAATGAAGTCACAATAATATGAGTTTGACAAAATCTAGTGAAACTGACAAAGATAACAGTCTGCATTCTGCATTTAATTGTGAGTAAGCATGCAAGATTTCTGCATTTCCACTTtgttaaacatgtcatcacTGTTGGTGGTTGTTCAGCAATATGTATTCACCTGAATGGTCTCCAGTAAAtaattaatgttaaaatatgaTCTACCTTTTGAAAACTTTTTAGGTCACTCGTCAAGTAAAGCTGaggaaagacaaaagagaaacaacTTGTTCAAACATCAATAATGACCAGTGATTCGACTTCGACCATGAtgtatgtaattatttttatcatcatcagatATTAAAGTCATATTCCACTGGTTTAATGTTGCAAGTTTGGGGACTTTGAAAATCAAACTGGCACAGGCAGAGATATCCTGATTTTCAGTCCCTGTTATTATACTTCCCATTATTCAAACACCATGTCCCTCCACCATGTGTAACTCAGTCTCAAACCCAACTGAGCGAACCCTATTCCATAACAAGTCATCATCAGGGCTATTTTCTTAGACTTTAAAAAAGATCCCTTCGGACCCACAGAGGATATTACACAACTATTTTTACAGGCCACGTTACTCCTCGTCCATGAGTAAAATCAGTGGAGAGTCCCGTAAAAATAGCAGGCAGGCTTTGTGTGAAGTACTTTAGTAGTATTatatgtgtgcgtttgtgtgtgtgtgtgtgtgtgtgtgtgtgtatgttgggggtgggggggcaagCTTACTTACTCCCCTGGCAAAGCCGCTCGTTGTTTTCAGGGCAAAACTTTGCTCGAAAAGCAGAGTCGATCCTTCAGGGCTGCCATCTACACTGCAGTCGCACAAACAGTGTTACAAGTGGGAGAAATTACCACACGTGCTGAGGTGTACGTTGATGAagttttaagtgtgtttgtgcgtttACCTGGTGATGATGAAGGCAGTGCGTGCGCATGGCTGCATACCTCTTCCTGCGCTCACTCCACACGGGGCCTGAATGCCAGGTGAAGGAATCTTTATCAAACTGTTCATATCTGCGTTGATGCTCACCGCGCTTCGCTCCCTGTTTTCTCCTCCCAGGTTCACCAACATTACAACATCCCCAAAGTGCAGTCGTCCATCATTTGTCACAGAGAGATTCACCTATACACGTGGACAAACGCCATTATCGTTACTGTGATAATAccgttgttgttgttaatggtGTTCTTAATTAGAATAAACTCCATTTACCGGcctcaaaatgttttgtttgaggAAGTCTGCCTTCTGGGCAGCAAGCTCAcccctttcctttttctccagATACTCTTTCTTTGCATCctggaaaaacagcaacatgtgtATTTTATATGTGCTCACAACCCCATCACTGCTGGTTGTAAAGAGTAAAAAACTTCacaatatgatgatgatgattacagTCTTCTTTCTTACTCTAAACCCATTGTTTTGGCCTAATTATAAATATGGTGATATGATAAATATTTTGTCCTCAGCCCTTTTGTTCTTTGTCACTAAATGACCCAGACAGCAtttgtgtttccttgttttcttttgtttaatgCCTGTGTAAATCAATTAAACCTCACTGGGTAAATCATTATAAATCAAGCCTTAGACGCTATAAAGTTCACACTGGCCTAATTTGTTTTACACTCCGAGCTTTTCAAAGATACCAAGTATGTTAAGCTGAATTTTATGGAAAGCCATAGTATGTGATGAGCCACAGataattttgttgtattttgatacTCAAATCAATTAGAGTATTAATTTCAATGGCAATAAAgattctatctatctatcatctAGAAAATTGATGATGATTTTGGATATTTTACCTAGGGTTAAACATCATATAGTTTCAATGAAGAGCTGGAACAAGCAAATACAGAATATATATGATACTCTAGCCCCTCATGCCCCTTAGGAGTGTAGGTAATGGATGGAGTCTGCATCAATACTTCTACTTCTAAAGTTATGTTATCATCCCTTTTATTCCAAACACCCTGATAGAATGTAGTTACCAAACAAACGAGATTAAAGTAATGTACATATAATCAAAATACAGAAAGTAGTTATTATCCAGAAAGACCCATTTCAGAATCTATCACATATATACTATTCTGAAATGGGCCATTCTGCATTATAACTATTTTGGTATTGTAAGTATATCCTGACGTTAATACTTTTACTATTCTTCTACTTACGTAAAATACTGAATTCAGGACTTTTATtgctatttttacttttctagAATACTTCATCCACTACAACTGCTTAACAGACTTTGGTCAACTGAGATTAAATTTACTTCCTAAAAATGGGTAGCCTGTTAATCAGGCTAAATTGCTATTTCAGATTAATTTTCAGTCGTTATCTGGCTATCTATCTAATATGCGCATACATGTACAAAACATTTTGACGCCCTTATAGTAGGGTGGATGAGTTCACGCTCACTGATAATGGGCGCCCTTACATAGAATTGGCTAgctaaatgtttcattttgaaacaaACCTCCTCCAGGCACAGGTCCTCATTCCAGTTCccaattttcacatttgtgcGATAAGTTCTCCCATGAGCCATCCTGGATATAATACTGACGACTATTTGTGCACTAATAAGGTCATAAGCAACGCCACTTGAAGGATTTAGTTATAGTTTGTATAGTGGTTTCTAGGGTAACTGATGGTACCAACTGACGTCTCATTTGTCAGTTCTCGCAGATTGTCGCGAGAGGGCGTGCTGGTATTGTCTGATACCCAGTGCAATACATCCATGTTTAAAGTATTCAGATTGTAAAGTAGCAAcaccacagtgtagaaatactcaCTTACAAGTAAAATCCCTACATTCAAAATTCTACCTGAAGTACCCAAAGTACTTATTATGCAGAATGCTTTCTTTCagagaattaaataaaagtCCCCAAGATCCTGAAAGCTCCCTGACCTCATGTAGATCCCAGCAGAGCTTTGCACAAGTCCAACCTGAGCTGGGCTAATCAGCCAcataactgaaaacacctgtgtgcaGAGCctttagtagtagtagtggtggtgcCAGTGGTGGTGGTCAGATTAATGTAGAGGAGTAAAGACTAGAGTATTTTCCTCTGTAATGTAGTGATATAAACTACCATAAACtggaaatatgtaaatatatgccGTTTCCACCACTGCTTCTCACTATCAGCACGGCATGTCGACCCATGCACAGTcttgaaaacatgaatgaatcacagtcataaaaacataaaatttccCTGCGTTGGTTTGGTTTTGCATTAATGCggcctacaaacacacacacatagtagaCGCACATACCAATGTGTGTGGGACTCACATGTCATCAATTTCATTATCATATTAATTACCTGAAAgaacatacaaaaatacaaaaacaacatatgaCAGGAGTCTTCTTCTATTTTTAATAGTGTGTAGATAAGAGAATATATTGTTGAAAGTTCTTAAATCAGTGGATTCTAGAAACCATGCAGTTTCCAGTCAGTTTATGTAGTCACATAAACAGTATTCCTTCACAGTTCCTATAAATACAATACACTCTGCTCAAGtgtatttagtctgtttttaaaatgctatTAGGTTCTAACAGCTGCAATCCAGGCTCAATCTGTCCCTGTGTCTGCTATCCATTTcctattttctctgtttctgtctgtgtgtttgtgtcagtggcCACTGGCTCTGCCTCTGGCTCCAGAGCCATTCCTGTGACTCAATTTGTGGTTTCTTTCCTTCGGTGAGTCActgtcatcctcctcttcatcactccTGTCGTCGCCCTCCAGCTGCAGGATGAAGACAAGCCACGGGGGAAGATGTAGAACATGAGGGTGAACCACAGAGTAGTAACTCAACAAAACACATAACTTGTGTATTTGAGATTGTTGCATACATTTCGTTCCACCACGTgaattaatacacacacatagaaacaccTGTATAAACACACCTTGCTGAAGATAAACTTGTAAACCATACGTGAAATGAGAACAGCCCAGTATAGGTGCAGCATCTGTAGAATCAACAGCATGAGGTTGAAGAAGTAGTAGCCAAAGAAAGGAGCAAACTGCTCCAGCGGATAAACCCATGTGCAGTGGATCAGCCTGTGGAAGACATGCACATATTATATTTTCACACATTACACTAAGGTCATAGCCGTGTATCATGCAGTATCCTTTCATTTTACATACTTACCAGAAAGGAAAAATGACC
Above is a window of Lates calcarifer isolate ASB-BC8 linkage group LG10, TLL_Latcal_v3, whole genome shotgun sequence DNA encoding:
- the cfap161 gene encoding cilia- and flagella-associated protein 161 — translated: MAHGRTYRTNVKIGNWNEDLCLEEDAKKEYLEKKERGELAAQKADFLKQNILRPVNLSVTNDGRLHFGDVVMLVNLGGENRERSAVSINADMNSLIKIPSPGIQAPCGVSAGRGMQPCARTAFIITSVDGSPEGSTLLFEQSFALKTTSGFARGLYLTSDLKSFQKCAKKSRLQEVNLEDDGSFLSWWKIVHFDPQERLEYEGQPVPANVEVLIIHCKTNQALAVLGDQILWTTYGKEYEVTAHTFLDSHKAEQDNNHWILCTSDPAGDGLVLLKHPENSKVLTQANPDSV